The DNA window TAGTTGTGTAAGTAATATCAACAACTGCTTGGTGACTGCGGAGATTCAAAGTTCCTACAAGATGACCTGGAGCAATGTCTGACATTTTCCAGTTTAGGCTGTATCCTGCTCTTATAATAGAGTTTTTTACTTGATCTAAAGTCTTAGTGTTTGAACTATCAGTCAATATTGGAGCCATTTCGATGTTCTGAATTGTGGCAGTCCTGCAACCTGAGAGAAAAGCAATAGCACAGATAATAGTAATTAGAAGAGTAATTCGGAAGGGTTTCATTTCAAAGCTCCTGAAGTTTAACTGTTAGTTGTTATTTCATTGAGTTTAACTGCTTGATAGCTGTAATCATATTTTCTTTTACTCTATTTCGCAATTCAATATGTCCACTTTCATGATCTTTATATTCTAGTGGATAAATGGGTTTTAGTATTTTCCCACGAATTTTAGAGGGTCTAATTAACATTTTATTTTTGGGTAGTAGATTATGAGTTCCGGAAAGACATAAGGCCACGATCGGAATCCCCGTTTTTACTGAAACGTAAAACGGACCAGAATGAAAACGGCGCAACTTTCCATCTGTACTTCTTGTGCCTTCTGGGAAGAACATTAAAGATGCTTTTTCTTCAAGTGCAGTTCTCGCTTGGTCAACAATCTGGCTAAATTCTAAATCCTCTACGTTGATATATCCGGCCATACTCATAAAAAAACCATAAAATGGGATTTTAAATGGCCAGTTACGAACGGCCATACAAATATTTTTATTGGGCTGAAATGAAACAAGGTATGGGTCAAAAAAAGACTCATGATTTGAAACAATGATACATGGATTTGGTAATTGTGGTTGTTCTGGCCACTTAATATCAACAAAAAGTTTCATTAAGTGTGAACATATCCACCCATAGAACCAAATCATTTTTCGAAGTGTATCTGATTTTTTCCAAGCTAATAGTTTTGTAAGAACTAAATAGCAGACAGGTGAAAATATAATACTTGCAAGAGTCCATGTAAGTAAGGATAGATAAATGCCTGTATTAATCCATATTAGATTCATTGATGCAATAATTTTTATAAGCAGGCTTTCAGATTCAGCTGGATTCTTATTTTTGTGCATCATGGATATGGGGTGATGAATGAAATCTAAGCTTGTGTTTTTTTGCTGAGAATAAAATTATATAAGTCTTCTACAGAGCGTATCTTCTTGAATGCTTCATCTTTTTTAATTTTTATATTTAATTCTTGTTCAAGCACGATTACCATATCTACAGCGTCAAGACTGTCTAGTCCAAGCTCTTCTTTAAAACGTGCTTCTGGAACTATGTCTTCAATTTCAAGTTCAAATTCTTCAGCAAGAGCTGAGTTTATACGGGTTACAATTTCATTATCAATCATTCTGGTCTCCTTAAAACTAGTGAAGTATTAATACCACCGAGGGCGAAATTATTTTTCAGCGCATACGTAATCTTTCTTTGTTGCAATCGCAAGTTGTGGTTTGCACATTTACAGTCATCAGATGTGTTAAAAAGATTTCGCGTTGGGATTATTATGTTATTTTTCATCATGCAGATTGTAGCAATTGTTTCAAGAGCTCCGCTTGCCGCCATAGTGTGCCCTAAATGCCCTTTTAAACTACTAATAGGAGGAGCTGATGGTAATGCCTTGGATATTGCTATGCATTCTGCTGAATCTCCTTGCTGGGTTCCTGTCGCATGGGCGTTGATATAATCAATAGATTCATGAGAAATATTGCTGTCCTGTAAGGCCATTTCTATGCACTTTGTAATCGCGTCTGGGCTTGGGTTGGCCATGTTTGAACTGTCACAGATGCTAGAGAATCCGACGACTTCAGCTAATATTACTGCATTTCGTTTTATGGCCGATTCGTAGCTTTCAAGTAAAAGTATACCTGCTCCTTCAGAACAAACAATTCCGTCACGTGTAATATCAAAGGGGCGAGGGGTAGTAGTCGGGTCCTCTATACCAGAAGTTGAGGCTGCTTCCAGAATATCAAATGTACCAACAGTTAAAGGGTGTAGTTCTTCTGAGCCTCCGCAAAGCATCATATCCTGTTTACCTGATGCTATGATTTCTGCTGCCAGTCCTATGTTTTGACATCCAGTAGAGCAGGCCGCTGATGTTGACTGAACTCTACCAGAAATTCCAAAAAAATGAGCCATATTGGAGGCGCAACTATGATTCATTATTTTAAAAAATTCAGTTGTATGTACTGATTCAATGCTTCTTGCATTGAGGTAGCCAGAGAAAAAGTTTTCCATAGCCTGGACACTTCCTATCGTGGAACCGACGCATAAACCGGTTCTTCCTCCTGTAAGTTGTTCTTCTGTTAGTCCTGCTTGTTTAAGTGCTTCGAGGCCTGCTAAGCAACCAAATATGGAAAGTGCAGACATTGTGCGACGGAACTTGCGATGTATC is part of the Desulfovibrio gilichinskyi genome and encodes:
- a CDS encoding lysophospholipid acyltransferase family protein — protein: MKLFVDIKWPEQPQLPNPCIIVSNHESFFDPYLVSFQPNKNICMAVRNWPFKIPFYGFFMSMAGYINVEDLEFSQIVDQARTALEEKASLMFFPEGTRSTDGKLRRFHSGPFYVSVKTGIPIVALCLSGTHNLLPKNKMLIRPSKIRGKILKPIYPLEYKDHESGHIELRNRVKENMITAIKQLNSMK
- a CDS encoding beta-ketoacyl-[acyl-carrier-protein] synthase family protein; the protein is MHLQRVVITGMGAVSPFGYGVTALWNALENGQSGISILDDLAEIKGLRPRVGGKVPACDIKVIHRKFRRTMSALSIFGCLAGLEALKQAGLTEEQLTGGRTGLCVGSTIGSVQAMENFFSGYLNARSIESVHTTEFFKIMNHSCASNMAHFFGISGRVQSTSAACSTGCQNIGLAAEIIASGKQDMMLCGGSEELHPLTVGTFDILEAASTSGIEDPTTTPRPFDITRDGIVCSEGAGILLLESYESAIKRNAVILAEVVGFSSICDSSNMANPSPDAITKCIEMALQDSNISHESIDYINAHATGTQQGDSAECIAISKALPSAPPISSLKGHLGHTMAASGALETIATICMMKNNIIIPTRNLFNTSDDCKCANHNLRLQQRKITYALKNNFALGGINTSLVLRRPE
- a CDS encoding acyl carrier protein — translated: MIDNEIVTRINSALAEEFELEIEDIVPEARFKEELGLDSLDAVDMVIVLEQELNIKIKKDEAFKKIRSVEDLYNFILSKKTQA